A single genomic interval of Hevea brasiliensis isolate MT/VB/25A 57/8 chromosome 4, ASM3005281v1, whole genome shotgun sequence harbors:
- the LOC110657274 gene encoding glycosyltransferase BC10-like → MSGYRHQRAQNLKRAKRIIVMVCIVSIFLIVASVSRPGSSASCYLFPASKSCTWYEKPQIIPSRELTDDETASHVVIREILKKPPLYSNNPKIAFMFLTPGSLPFERLWDSFFYGHEDRFSVYVHASRETAVHVSRFFVGRDIRSEKVEWGKISMVDAEKRLLARALLDPNNQQFVLLSESCVPLHTFDYVYNYLMFTNVSYIESFEDLGPDGSGRYSEHMMPEVDKKDFRKGSQWFTMKRQHAIVVMSDFLYYTKFRLYCKPNMDGRNCYADEHYLPTLFNMIDPNGIAKWSVTYVDWSERKWHPKAYRAPDIAYDLLKDITSTDEALHLTSDATRVRRTPCLWNGLRRPCFLFARKFYPETLDKLMFLFSNYSTI, encoded by the exons ATGTCTGGGTATCGACACCAACGGGCACAGAATCTGAAGAGGGCAAAGAGGATAATTGTAATGGTTTGTATTGTGAGCATTTTCTTGATCGTTGCATCTGTTTCTCGACCCGGAAGCTCTGCGTCCTGCTACTTGTTTCCGGCCTCCAAGAGTTGTACTTGGTACGAGAAGCCTCAGATTATTCCTTCCAGGGAATTAACTGATGACGAGACTGCATCTCACGTTGTGATTAGGGAAATTCTCAAGAAACCCCCTCTTTATTCAAATAACCCCAAAATTGCTTTCATGTTTTTGACTCCAGGCTCATTACCCTTTGAGAGACTCTGGGATAGCTTCTTTTAT GGCCATGAAGATAGATTCTCAGTTTATGTGCATGCTTCTAGGGAAACAGCCGTTCATGTGAGTCGTTTTTTTGTTGGCAGAGACATTCGCAGTGAAAAG GTGGAATGGGGAAAAATTTCCATGGTTGATGCAGAGAAGAGACTACTGGCTCGTGCACTTTTAGATCCTAATAACCAACAGTTTGTCTTGCTCTCTGAAAG TTGTGTGCCGCTGCATACCTTTGACTATGTGTATAATTATCTCATGTTCACAAACGTTAGCTATATTGAAAG CTTCGAAGACCTTGGCCCTGATGGAAGTGGCAGGTATTCAGAGCATATGATGCCTGAAGTTGACAAGAAGGATTTTCGAAAGGGATCACAG TGGTTCACCATGAAGCGGCAGCATGCTATAGTAGTTATGTCAGACTTCTTGTATTACACAAAATTTAGGCTCTACTGCAAG CCAAACATGGATGGGCGCAACTGCTATGCTGATGAGCATTACTTGCCAACCCTTTTTAAT ATGATTGATCCCAATGGGATTGCTAAATGGTCAGTAACATACGTTGATTGGTCTGAAAGAAAATGGCATCCAAAAGCTTATAGGGCCCCTGACATTGCCTACGACCTCCTGAAAGACATTACG TCTACTGATGAGGCCTTGCATCTCACAAGTGATGCAACG AGAGTGAGAAGGACACCCTGTTTGTGGAATGGACTGAGGCGACCCTGCTTTTTATTTGCTAGAAAGTTCTATCCAGAAACTCTAGATAAATTGATGTTCCTTTTCTCTAACTATTCAACAATATAG
- the LOC110657320 gene encoding uncharacterized protein LOC110657320 produces MATSTRVTRSSTRRANSNSSLPPADLPTEKMNKAAGKKKLKTEGKQETETNAEAVKEESKKEENGDDETRKTIVIEHCKQCTSFKTRAIQVKNGLENAVPGINVLLNPDKPRRGCFEIWEEGGEKFISVLDMNRPFKPMKDLDMEKVISDIIDKIK; encoded by the exons ATGGCCACGTCCACCAGGGTCACTCGGAGCTCCACTCGCCGAGCCAACTCCAACTCTTCCTTGCCGCCGGCTGATTTACCTACTGAGAAAATGAATAAAGCAGCGGGAAAGAAGAAGTTGAAGACTGAAGGGAAACAAGAGACCGAGACTAACGCCGAGGCAGTGAAAGAAGAGTCTAAGAAGGAGGAGAATGGTGACGATGAGACTAGGAAGACCATTGTGATTGAACACtg CAAACAATGCACATCATTCAAGACAAGGGCTATACAGGTGAAAAATGGTCTAGAGAATGCTGTCCCTGGCATCAATGTGCTACTTAACCCTGATAAG CCTAGAAGGGGTTGCTTTGAAATATGGGAGGAAGGTGGAGAAAAGTTCATCAGTGTTCTG GACATGAATAGACCATTTAAACCAATGAAGGATCTTGACATGGAAAAAGTCATCTCAGATATAATTGACAAGATCAAATGA
- the LOC110657317 gene encoding fasciclin-like arabinogalactan protein 3, with translation MDSKSSSFLFLALFALFSSTSMAFNITRILSSYPDFSTFNNLLTQTGLAQQINSRQTITILAVSNDAVGSLSGKPLDLTKRILGAHVVLDYYDQTKLKNLEKKSSILTTLYQTTGIADNQQGFLNITKTPNGIMFGSAVKGAPLTASLEGSVVSQPYNISVLKVSRVIEAPGIDNIAPSPPPGAPEKAPAPAPTKAKSPAPVAEEPVADNAPIEAPTEAPTPADAPEANAPISSPPEPNSTPADDATAPAVPPSQESVSSRMHAGGIVAVIGLVACMGF, from the coding sequence ATGGATTCCAAGTCCTCTTCTTTCCTCTTCCTCGCTCTTTTTGCCCTTTTCTCATCAACCTCTATGGCCTTCAACATCACCAGGATCCTTTCTAGCTACCCCGACTTTTCCACCTTCAACAACCTCCTTACTCAGACTGGCCTTGCCCAGCAAATCAACAGCCGCCAAACCATCACCATCCTTGCTGTATCTAACGACGCCGTCGGTAGTCTTTCTGGCAAACCCCTCGATCTCACCAAGAGGATCTTGGGCGCCCATGTGGTTCTTGATTACTATGATCAGACAAAGCTTAAAAACCTTGAGAAAAAGAGCAGCATTCTCACCACCTTGTACCAGACTACTGGCATTGCAGATAATCAGCAAGGCTTCTTAAATATCACTAAGACTCCTAATGGAATCATGTTTGGCTCTGCAGTGAAGGGTGCTCCACTCACCGCGTCTCTGGAGGGCTCCGTAGTTTCACAGCCATATAACATTTCTGTGCTTAAAGTCAGTAGGGTTATTGAGGCTCCAGGGATTGATAATATTGCTCCTTCTCCACCACCTGGGGCTCCCGAGAaggctcctgctccagcaccaaCCAAAGCCAAGTCTCCTGCACCAGTTGCTGAGGAACCAGTAGCCGATAATGCACCTATAGAAGCACCAACCGAGGCACCGACTCCTGCCGACGCACCAGAAGCTAATGCACCCATCAGCTCTCCTCCAGAGCCCAACTCAACACCAGCAGATGATGCAACGGCTCCGGCTGTCCCACCTTCTCAAGAGTCGGTTTCTTCACGTATGCATGCGGGTGGCATTGTAGCCGTCATTGGGTTGGTAGCCTGCATGGGTTTCTAA